A region from the Burkholderiales bacterium genome encodes:
- a CDS encoding pseudouridine synthase, which yields MLAQVGMGSRRDMETLIESGRVTVNGKIAALGARVGPEDVVRVDKRMVKLQFARVSPRILIYHKPEGEIVSRADPDGRPSVFDKLPRIQSGKWIAVGRLDYNTSGLLIFTDSGELANRLMHPRFQVEREYAVRIRGELKPEQIKKLQSGIRLGDGEAKFEILEAQGGESSNRWYSVIVTEGRNRLVRRMFEALGFTVSRLMRVRFGEIRLPSHLRRGKFVELRQKQAAQVLTWAGGKKS from the coding sequence ATGCTGGCGCAGGTCGGAATGGGCTCGCGGCGTGATATGGAAACTTTGATTGAAAGCGGGCGCGTCACAGTTAATGGAAAGATAGCCGCCCTCGGCGCGCGAGTGGGCCCGGAAGATGTAGTGCGTGTCGACAAACGCATGGTCAAACTCCAATTTGCCCGTGTGTCGCCGCGAATCCTTATTTACCACAAACCCGAAGGCGAAATCGTAAGCCGCGCTGATCCTGATGGCCGTCCCAGCGTTTTCGACAAGCTGCCAAGAATTCAATCAGGCAAATGGATTGCAGTAGGCCGGCTGGATTACAATACTTCGGGTCTTTTGATATTCACCGATTCCGGCGAACTGGCAAACCGTCTGATGCATCCGCGCTTTCAAGTGGAACGGGAATACGCGGTAAGGATAAGAGGCGAGCTTAAGCCGGAGCAAATAAAAAAATTGCAGAGCGGCATCAGACTTGGAGATGGCGAAGCGAAATTTGAAATACTGGAAGCGCAAGGCGGGGAGAGTAGCAACCGCTGGTACAGCGTGATAGTTACGGAAGGCCGTAACCGCTTGGTCAGGCGCATGTTCGAAGCTCTGGGTTTTACGGTGAGCCGTTTGATGCGCGTGCGCTTTGGCGAAATTCGCCTGCCGTCACATTTGCGGCGCGGTAAGTTTGTTGAGCTCCGCCAAAAACAAGCCGCCCAGGTTTTAACCTGGGCGGGAGGGAAAAAATCCTAG